From the genome of Nocardia mangyaensis:
TCGATACCTCACGGGCCCCGATTTGAAGAGCGTCGCCGCGATGGTGCATACTGTTCGGGTTGCCTTGCACAGGATCGTGCTTCCTCCGCGGAGGAGCTCGGATCGAGCGAGGCGAGCAGTACCTAGTTTGTATCTCGCCGGTTTTCCGGCGCGGATACGTCCGGGACCACATTCGTGGCCGATGGTGAGTACGTGGCCAGGGCTGGAGAATGAGCGAAAAGGCGACACGCCCGACCGCGTGGACCGGAGAACCATGACAGATGAACAGCGGCGAAGACTGGGCAGTGCCCGGTGGCGTTCTGGCGTCTTTCGTGTGTTCGGGCTGTGCAAATGAGGGTGGTGCAGGAGCCAGCTCCTGTGACCACGAAGGAAAGCGGAGAAAAGGACACTTAGCGTGGCGGGACAAAAGATCCGCATCAGGCTCAAGGCCTATGACCACGAGGCGATCGACGCGTCTGCGCGCAAGATCGTGGAGACGGTGACCCGCACTGGCGCCCGCGTGGTCGGGCCTGTGCCGTTGCCCACCGAGAAGAACGTGTACTGCGTCATCCGTTCGCCGCACAAGTACAAGGACTCGCGCGAACACTTCGAGATGCGTACACACAAGCGCCTCATCGACATCCTCGACCCGACGCCGAAGACGGTTGACGCGCTGATGCGCATCGACCTGCCGGCCAGCGTCGACGTCAACATTCAGTGACGGGGACTCGAGATATGACTGACAACAAGAACCGGCCCGCAGCCGGCATCCTGGGCACCAAGCTCGGCATGACCCAGGTCTTCGACGAGAAGAACCGCGTCGTCCCGGTCACCGTCATCAAGGCGGGCCCGAACGTGGTCACCCAGATCCGCACCGTGGAGCGCGACGGCTACTCGGCCGTTCAGATCGCTTTCGGCGCCATCGACCCGCGCAAGGTGAACAAGCCGACTTCCGGCCAGTTCGCCAAGGCCGGTGTCACTCCGCGTCGCCACGTCACCGAGATCCGCGTCGCGGACGCCTCCACCTTCGAGATCGGCCAGGAGCTTTCCGCCGATGTCTTCGAAGAGGGCACCTACGTCGACGTGACCGGAATCAGCAAGGGCAAGGGCTTCGCCGGCACCATGAAGCGTCACGGCTTCAAGGGCCAGGGCGCCTCGCACGGTGCGCAGGCTGTGCACCGTCGCCCGGGTTCCATCGGTGGCTGCGCCACTCCCGGCCGCGTGTTCAAGGGCATGCGTATGTCGGGCCGTATGGGTAACGACCGCGTCACCACGCAGAACCTCTCGGTTCACAAGGTCGACGCCGAGAACGGCCTGCTCCTGGTCAAGGGCGCGATCCCTGGCCGCAAGGGCAACGTCGTGATCGTCAAGAGCGCCGTGAAGGGTGGTGCGCACGCATGACCAGCTCCGCAGTAAGCACGGAGAAGAAGGCCGCAAATCTCACGCTGACCGTCAAGGCCGCGGGCGGCAAGACCGAAGGCACCGTCGAGCTCCCCGCGGAGATCTTCGACGTGACCGCCAACGTCTCGCTGATGCACCAGGTCGTCGTCGCTCAGCTCGCCGCCGCGCGCCAGGGCACCCACTCCACGAAGACTCGTGGTGAGGTCCGTGGTGGTGGCAAGAAGCCGTACCGGCAGAAGGGCACCGGCCGCGCCCGTCAGGGTTCGACCCGTGCGCCGCAGTTCGCCGGTGGTGGCACCGTCCACGGCCCGCAGCCGCGCGACTACAGCCAGCGGACCCCCAAGAAGATGAAGGCCGCCGCCCTGCGCGGTGCCCTCTCCGACCGGGCCCGCAACGAGCGCATCCACGTGATCACCGAACTGGTCGCGGGTCAGACCCCGTCGACCAAGTCCGCCAAGGACTTCCTGGCCGAGCTTTCGGACCGCAAGAAGTTCCTGGTCGTGGTCGGTCGCGAGGACGTCGCCGCGTGGAAGAGCGTGGCGAACCTGCAGAACGTGCTGCCGATCGCCCCGGATCAGCTCAACACCTACGACGTCCTCAACAGCGACGAACTGGTGTTCAGCGTCGAGGCCCTGAACGCCTTCGTTCACGGTCCCGCCGAGGCGGCCCAGGAGGAGAGCAAGTGAGCACCATCGCCGACCCCCGCGACATCCTGCTCGCACCGGTCATCTCGGAGAAGTCCTACGGACTGATCGAGGAAGGCACCTACACCTTCCTGGTGCACCCGGATTCGAACAAGACGCAGATCAAGATTGCCGTCGAGAAGGTCTTCGGCGTCAAGGTGACCAGCGTCAACACCGCCAACCGTCAGGGCAAGCGCAAGCGGACCCGCTTCGGTTACGGCAAGCGCAAGGACACCAAGCGCGCGCTCGTGACCATCTCGGCCGACAGCAAGCCCATCGAGATCTTCGGAGGACCGGTCGCGTAAGCGGCTGGCGATCCAGAAAGCAGAGAAGAACTCATGGCAATCCGTAAATACAAGCCGACTACGCCGGGCCGTCGTGGCTCCAGCGTCTCGGACTTCGCCGAGATCACCCGGTCGACGCCGGAGAAGTCGCTGCTGCGCCCGCTCACCAAGTCCGGTGGTCGTAACGCGCACGGTCGCATCACCACGCGTCACCGCGGTGGCGGTCACAAGCGTGCCTACCGCGTCATCGACTTCCGTCGACTGGACAAGGACGGCATCCCGGCCAAGGTCGCTCACATCGAGTACGACCCCAACCGCACCGCCAACATCGCACTGCTGCACTTCGCCGACGGCGAGAAGCGCTACATCATCGCGCCGAAGGGCATCAAGCAGGGCAGCCCGATCGAGTCCGGCCCCACGGCCGACATCAAGCCGGGTAACAACCTGCCGCTGCGCAACATCCCGACCGGTACCACGATCCACAACGTGGAGCTGCGTCCGGGCGGCGGCGCCAAGATGGCCCGTGCCGCAGGCATGAGCATCCAGCTGCTGGGCAAGGAAGGGCCGTACGCGACCCTGCGCATGCCCTCCGGTGAAATCCGCCGTGTCGACGTGCGCTGCCGCGCCACCGTCGGCGAGGTCGGCAACGCCGAGCAGTCCAACATCAACTGGGGCAAGGCCGGCCGTATGCGCTGGAAGGGCCGTCGTCCCACCGTCCGTGGTGTCGTCATGAACCCGGTCGACCACCCGCACGGTGGTGGTGAGGGCAAGACCTCCGGTGGTCGCCACCCGGTCTCCCCGTGGGGTCAGCCTGAGGGCCGCACCCGCAAGCCCAACCGCCCGAGCGACAAGCTCATCGTCCGCCGCCGCAAGACCGGCAAGAAGCGCTAAGGAGGAGGTAAGAAATGCCACGCAGCCTCAAGAAGGGCCCGTTCGTCGACGACCACCTCCTCGCGAAGGTGGACGTCCAGAACGAAAAGGGCACGAAGCAGGTCATCAAGACCTGGTCGCGTCGCTCGACCATCATCCCCGATTTCATCGGCCACACTTTCGCCGTCCACGACGGTCGCAAGCATGTCCCGGTGTTCATCTCGGACAACATGGTCGGCCACAAGCTTGGTGAGTTCGCGCCGACCAGGACGTTCAAGAGCCACGTCAAGGACGACCGGAAGAGCAAGCGGCGATGACTGAAACCATTCAGAACCCGACTGCACGCGCAACCGCCAAGCACGTTCGGGTCACCCCGATGAAGGCCCGTCGAGTCGTGGACCTGGTCCGCGGCAAGAGCGTCGAGGACGCGCTGGCGATCCTGCGGTTCGCACCGCAGGCTGCCAGCGAGCCCGTGGCCAAGGTCGTGGCTTCGGCCGCGGCGAACGCCGAGAACAACCTCGGCCTCAACCCGGCCACCCTGGTCATCTCGACTGCTTTTGTCGACGAGGGCGCCACCATGAAGCGTTTCCAGCCGCGGGCCCAGGGCCGCGCGTTCCGGATTCGCAAGCGCACCAGCCACATCACCATCGAGGTCGAGAGCGTGCCCACCACCGGCGCTGCCACTCGTAGCCGCCGGAAGGGAGGGGCAAAGTAAATGGGACAGAAAATCAATCCCCATGGCTTCCGCCTCGGTATCACCACCGACTGGAAGTCGCGTTGGTACGCGGACAAGCAGTACGCGGAATACGTGAAGGAAGACGTTCAGATCCGCAAGCTCCTCGCCACTGGCATGGAGCGGGCCGGCATCTCGAAGGTCGAGATCGAGCGCACCCGTGATCGCGTTCGTGTGGACATCCACACCGCGCGTCCCGGCATCGTGATCGGTCGCCGTGGCGCGGAGGCCGACCGCATCCGCGCCGAGCTGGAGAAGCTCACCAAGAAGCAGGTCCAGCTGAACATCCTCGAGGTCAAGAACCCCGAGTCGGATGCGCAGCTGGTTGCTCAGGGTGTTGCCGAGCAGCTCAGCAACCGTGTGGCGTTCCGTCGTGCGATGCGTAAGGCCATTCAGTCGGCCATGCGTTCGCCGAACGTCAAGGGCATCCGCGTGCAGTGCTCGGGCCGCCTCGGTGGCGCCGAAATGTCGCGCTCGGAGTTCTACCGTGAGGGTCGCGTCCCGCTGCACACGCTGCGCGCGGACATCGACTATGGCCTCTACGAGGCCAAGACCACCTTCGGTCGCATCGGTGTGAAGGTCTGGATCTACAAGGGTGACATCGTCGGTGGTCGTCGTGAGCTGACCGCCGCCGCTGCTGCTCCGGAGCGCCCGCGCCGCGAGCGTCCGAGCCGCCCGCGTCGTTCCGGCTCCACCGGTACCACCGCGACCAGCACCGAGGTCGGGCGCGCCGCCACCGCAGTGGCGGAGGCTCCGGCAGAGAGTCAGGAGGGCTGACGCATGCTGATGCCCCGTAGGGTCAAGCACCGCAAGCAGCACCACCCGAGTCGTTCCGGCATGTCCAAGGGCGGCACCGCGGTGGCGTTCGGTGAGTACGGCATCCAGGCTCTCGAGCCCGCCTACGTCACCAACCGTCAGATCGAGTCGGCGCGTATCGCGATGACCCGCCACATCAAGCGTGGCGGCAAGATCTGGATCAACATCTACCCCGACCGCCCGCTCACCAAGAAGCCTGCCGAGACCCGCATGGGTTCCGGTAAGGGTTCGCCGGAGTGGTGGGTCGCGAACGTGAAGCCCGGACGGGTCATGTTCGAGATGTCTTACCCGAACGAGGAGATCGCTCGCGAGGCCCTGCGCCGCGCGATGCACAAGCTCCCGATGAAGTGCAGGATCGTGACCAGGGAGGAGCAGTTCTGATGGCTACCGGAACACCGGCCGCAGAGCTCCGCGAGCTCAACGAAGAAGAGCTCGTGGCCCGCCTGCGTGAGTCGAAGGAAGAGCTGTTCAACCTGCGCTTCCAGATGGCGACGGGTCAGCTCGACAACAACCGTCGACTGCGCGTCGTTCGTCACGAGATCGCGCGCATCTACACGGTCATGCGTGAGCGCGAGCTCGGCCTGGCCACGGCACCCGCTGGCAAGGGAGATGCGGCATGAGCGAGAAGACCGAAGAGCGCAACAGCCGCAAGGTACGCAGTGGCTACGTTGTCTCGGACAAGATGAACAAGACGATCGTCGTCGAGCTGGAAGACCGTCACCGGCACAAGCTCTACGGCAAGATCATCCGCACCACCTCCAAGGTGAAGGCGCATGACGAGAACGAGATCGCCGGCGTCGGCGACCGCGTTCAGCTGATGGAGACCCGTCCGCTGTCGGCCACCAAGCGCTGGCGTCTGGTCGAGGTCCTGGAGAAGGCCAAGTAAGGTCCCTCCTCGATCCATCGAGATCGTGTACACGAAGGCCCGTTTCCCCTGGGAGACGGGCCTTCGTCGCACCGCCAGCGGGTTGATACCTGGCTGATACCATGGGCGCATGGCGATGACACTGCGGCTGAACGGAGACGACGACCGGCGGCTGACCGAGCTGGCTGAGCGACTCGGTCGGAGCAAACAGGACTTGGCTCAAGAGGCGATTCACATGTACGTCGCTCGGCAAGCAGAGGCGTTCGAGTCGATGATCGACTCGATCATGGACGAGCACGCGGAGCTGATGCGACGGCTCGCGTGATCTACCTCGATCTCGCCGAGGTCGTCGCCATTGCCCGTGCGGTGAACAAGACGCCGCACGCCGTAGCTGACATCGGTCTGCTGGCAGGCGCTGTCCAGCGGCCCAAGGCGACAGTGTTCGGTGAAGAGGCATACCCAGGGGTGTTTCTCAAGGCCGCCGCGCTCTTGCATTCGATTGCGCGAAATCACGCGCTGATCGACGGAAACAAGCGGACCGCGTTCGTTGCGAGTGTCGCCATGTTGCGACTGAACGGATACCGCGTTCGCCCACTGCCCGACGAGCAGGAGGCGCTGATGAACCGTATCGCGACCGGGGATGTGGACGTAGCCGAGATAGCGAAGAGCTTGGAGCTCTGGTCTGAGCGGAGTCCAGCCCTCCATCAGTAGAGGTGGTCGGGGTGCGGTGGAGGATCTGTCGAGCTTGGGCGCGGATCCCGGTGTCGTCGGCACATCGAGATCGTGCGCACGAAGGCCCGCTTCCCGTATCGGGAAGCGGGCCTTCGTCGTCAGGTCAGAAGTCGCGGGAGTAGACCGGGAACTGGCTTCCGAGCAGGAACGCAGCGGCGATGAGAGCCGCGGTACTCACCAGCAGCCCGATGTCGGCGGGGCCGACGCGCAGGCCCGCGAGACGGATTTCGCGGCCGAGCGCGTTTTCGCCCGCGAAGGTGAAGCCGCGGGTCTCCAGGGCTTCCACGGTGGTCCTGGTGCGTTTGGCGGTGTTGAGCATCATCGGATAGAAGCTGCGCACCAGCATCAACGAAAGATGGAGCAGCGAGCGCCAGCCCAGAAGGCCCCGGTGCGAGGGCGGCGCCGAGCGCAGGCGATAGCCATCGATGATGGTGTGGAACTCGTCCATCATGATCGGCAGCATGCGGTACCCGTAGCTGACGCCGAAACTGAGCAGGGGCGGGGCGTGCAGGCTGATCAGCGCATCGGAGAGTTTCTCCGGATCGAGGGAGACGAAGGCCGCCATGCTCGCCAGGGAGATGACGCCCAGCTTCAGCGTGAGCGTCAGCAGCGACATGATCGTGCGCAGATCGCCGTCGAACATCCAGGCCGCGGCGAACAGGTAGACGCTCTCCATGACCAGGCCGATGGTGAACAGCCCGAGGACCAGCGGCCCGACCCGGCTGAGCAGGACGGTCACCGCGGTGATGGTGAACAGCGCCGCGAGCGTCACGATATTGTGCGTCAGCCAGGGCACCACCGCGAACACCAGATACCAGCCGAGCACCACGCGTGCGTCCAGTCGCGACAGCAGCCCGCCGCGGGTGGCATAGGCGGTGCGCAGCAATTCGAGTTTGACCCACTCCACCGACAGCACATCGTGCTGCTTTCTGATCATTTCTCGGCTCCGATCAGGTCGGCCGGTGTGCACGCGGCGACGAGCGCGTCCACCGACAGCGGCGGCGGGTGGATGCCGAGTACCCGGCCGAGCAGGCTGATCTGCGGCGGGACCAGGCGTACCGCGTCGGTGAGTTCGGGGTCGTCGAACAGCGCGGCGGGGGTGGTGTCGGCGATGATGCGGCCGCCGTCGAGCACCAGCACCCGGGTAGCCCACTCGGCGACGAGTTGCATGTCGTGGGTGGCGGTCACCACGCACCGGATGTTCTCGGAGAGGGTGTCGAGCATGCCGGTGACATCGTGGCGGGTACCCACGTCCAGGCTGGACGTGGGTTCGTCGAGCAGCAGCAGCGTGGGACTCATGGCCAGGCCGATGCCCAGGGTGACCCGCCGTTGCTGCCCGCCGGACAGGGTGCGCCCGTCGCGGTCGGCGAGTTCGGTCAGCCGCAGCTGGTCGAGCACCCGCTCGACCAACGCGGCGGTCCCTGCTCGTTTGCGCTGGGTGGGGAACATTGAGATCTCTTCGCGCACAGAGTCTTTCAGGAACATCTGCTCGGGGTGCTGATAGAGGTAACACACCTGATCGGCGAGTTGGGCGGGCCGCACGGTGCGCGTGTCGATGCCGTTGACCTCGACGGTTCCGGTTCTGGGCACGATGAGTCCGGTGAGCAGCCGAAGCAGGGTCGACTTGCCCGCCCCGTTGGAACCGACCACCGCGATCCGTTCCCCTTCGCGCAGGCACACACTCACCTCGTCGAGCACGGTCGAGCGCGACCCGTGCACGTCGCGGTATCCGTGCCCGACCGCGGTGAGTGAAGCCACGACGGGGGCCGCCGCGGTGTCCTCGCTGGTTTCGGCGCGGACGGTGCGGGATTCCAGAGGGGTCGTGCCCGCCGCGACCAGGGCGTGGTGCGCCTCTTCGACGGTGAGCGGTGCCTCGGCGCCGGGCGCCAGCCGCGCGACGGCGGCGATGACCTGCGGTGCGGGGATGCCGTGCCCGGCCAATTCGCCGGTGCGCGAGAGTGCTTCGCGCACCGGCAGGTGCCAGTGCACGGTGCCGCCGGCCATGAGTACCACGCTGCGGGCGTACCTGGCGATGAACTCCGCGTGGTGTTCGATCACGACGATGGTCGTTCCGCGCTCGGCGTTGATCCGCGCCAGCATCCGGTAGGTTTCCTCGGCCCGCGCCGGGTCGAGCTCGGCGACCGGCTCGTCGACCACGATGACGGCCGGTTCCATCGCGAGCACGCCCGCCAGCGCCGTCAGATGCTGCTGCCCGCCGGACAGTTCCCAGATGTACCGGTCGGCGAGGTGGTCGATGCCGAGCAGTCGCATGGCGTCGTCAGCGCGGGCCGCGAAATCGCGCAGTCCGAAATTGAGCGGGCCGAAGCAGACGTCGTCGCGCACCGACGGGCGGACCAGCTGGTTTCCGAAGTCCTGGTAGACGTATCCGACGCGGTGCGAGAGCGCCGCGACCGAGGCGTCCAGGGTATCGACGCCGTCCACGGTGACCGTGCCGCTGAAGTCGCCGGACCAGAAGTGCGGGATCAGCCCATTGAACGCCTTGCACAGCGTGGTCTTGCCCGAGCCGTTGCTCCCGACGACGGCCACGAAGTCGCCGCTCTCGATGACCAGGTCCACGTCGGTGAGACTGGGCTGTTGGGCGCCGGGGTAGCGGAAGGACAGCCCCTCGACGTGAATGACATCCGGCACCGATCAGTCCTTCCGCTGTTGGCGGGACTCGCGTGCCACCGCCCGCGCGGCGAGCACGATGCCGCCGAACACGAGCAGGGCTGCCGCCACACCGATCCAGAGGAAGCCGGGTCCGTACTGGTCGAGGAAGTCCGGCTCCCAGACACCGAACTGCACGTCGGCGGCTTCCAGCAGCGCCAGGACCGCCGAGCCGAGCATCAGGAACACACCGAGGCCGATGAAGGCCGCGCTGGGCCGCGCCCGGTCGGCGAGCGGCTCGTTCGGATCCCTGGGGCGCATGCCCATCAGCGGCTCGATCTTGCCGTAGAGGCGGGCGGCCAGATACGCGGCCGGGATGGCGCCGAAGAGTACGCCGCTGATCAGCAGATCCGTGGTGAAGGCGAAGCCCTCCAGCAGCAGAATGGATTCCGGCAGGCCTTCCACGTACTCGGCGTCCTCGACACCGATCCAGACCTTGGCGACATCGACCATGCCGCCGATGCCCTTGTCGATCGTGACCGCGATGATGGCCGCGGTGGCCACCTGCCACTTGCGCCGGGGATCACGCACCAGCGAACCGGCGACGTACAGGCCGGTGGCGAGCTGGAGATAACCTTCCACCTCACCGATTCCGGAGAAGTTGCCCATCAGCAGATCGACGAAGACGATCTCGCCGAGGGGTGCGCCCAAGGCGGCGTAGAGCGGGTTGAACAGGCTGACCATGACGACCGGGACGAACGCCAGATAGGAGACCGACAGTTCGACAGGGCCGACCTTGAACTCGGGCAGTACCTCGGTGAGGATGTTGGCGAGCCCGAACAGGGTCATCGACAGGACGAACACCATCAGCTTCTGCGCTGAGGTCATGTCCTGGGGGCGGGGCAGGGTGCGGGAACGGGTGACGTTCATGGCTGATCTTCTCTACTGGTTGGTTGAGCCGAAGTTGTTCGTGGTCAGGGGGTTTCGTGGGCTGTGCGCAGCGCCTGGATTACCTCGGTGATGCTGTCGAGCAGCAGGTCGGGCTGGTCGTCGGCCAGTCCGTCGGCCAGCTCGTCGTCGGTGGGTGAGCCGCCACGCACGATGACGGCGGTGCCGACGCCGGCGGCGCGGGCCGAAGTCGCGTCGCGCCACGGCTTGTCACCGACGAACCAGCATTCGGCCGGGTCGAGGCCGAGCGCGGCGGTGGCGGCGAACACGAGCGTGGGATCGGGCTTGCGATAGCCGACTTCGTCGGAGTAGGCGAACGCGCCGATCAGGTCGAGGACACCGGCGTCGTGCAGGCGGGCTCGACCACTGCGACCGCAGATCGTGTTGGACACGATCGCCACCGGTAGCCCCGCGTCCCGGCACCAGGTGAGAAGTTCGGCGACTCCGTCGCGCAGCCGGAAGCTGCTCTTGGCCTGGGCGTAGCCGAAGGTGAGTTCGCTCGCCTCGGCCAGCAGCCAGTCCCGGGCTGTCCCCGGCAGGTGGGGGCCGACGAATTCGCCCCAGAACTGTGCGGGGGTCACCTCGGGGCAGCGGTTGTCGACCTGCTCGGTGCGTTTGGCGGCCTGGTATGCCAGGTGCCCGTGCTCGAGCGCGTCGGCCATCAGCGCGTCGGGGACGGCATGTCCGGCGGTGCGCAGCCTGGCCGCGATGTCAGCGGCGAAGTCGGTGACCGCCTGCGGGGTCTTCGCGGAGTCGGTCAGGACGCCGCCCTGATCGAGCAGCAGCGCCTTCGGCATCCCGCGTCGCGCCGGAGTAGCCGGCCGCGGGGGCGAGATCGACGGCGCGGCCGGGTGACCGCCTGCGGCCGTGAGCAGCGGAAGGAGACCCTCCGGGGTGTCGAAGATCGCGTCAGGGCGGTCGAGAACCGCGAAGGGCGGGCTGTCGGTGTGCTTGCTGCGGGTGAGGACCACCGCGCCGACTCCTGCTCGGCGGCCGGACTGGACATCTCGATCCTGGGTGTCGCCGACGTACCAGCACTGCGCCGAGGTGACCCCGAGGGCCGCGGCGGCGCGGTGAATCATGTCCGGGTGTGGCTTGCGGATGCCGGCTTCGTCGGAGTAGAGCTGCACCGCGACGAATTCGGCGAGCCCGAACTCGCGCAGCAGAGTGCGATGGGCCAGACCCGAGTGCGCGTTGCTGACGATGCCGACGGGAATCGCGAGTGCCTGTGCGGTGCGGAGCAATTCGGGCACGCCGGGCCGCACCTGGTGATCGTTGAGTAGTGGATTGATCGCCGCCATGAGGCGCGTCGCGTCACCGGCGGCGGTCGCGCGCACCGGCTCGGGCTGATCGGCGAGCAGGAAGTCCTGCCACAGGGCGCGATGGGTCAGTTCCCGTGGCTCGCGGGTGCGGCTCATCGCGTGTTTCCAGTGCCGGAGTGCGGCCAGTCCCGCTGCCATCGAGGCGTGCAGGGAGTCGACATCGATCGTGTGGCCCGCGCGGCGCAGTTCGGTGTGTACCAGGACAGACGCGTCGCGCAAGCCCTCGGGCCGTTTGCGCGTTTCGAACACCACCCCGCCGAAGTCGAGCAGCAGCGCGGCGGGTCGCGTCCGCAGGGCTGACGAGACCGGTTCGATGTCGAACGCGGTGGCGGTACAGGGTGGGCCCGATGACATGGTGGTATCGCTCCTGGTGTGGTCGAGGACGGGGACTTGACCAGCGTGGGGTCGGGTCCTGAACACGAAGTGGGGATTCCATGGCCGGGGCGTGAACCGGCCTGGAACGTTCCAGTTTGTTCGGGTCGCCATTGCCAGGGGCGCTGCGTGGTGCCGCGCTGTCGGCCGCGAAGATGGGGGACATGAGCACCCGCCGATCGCGACGTCCGACGATTATCGACGTGGCCGCGCGGGCCGGCGTCTCCAAATCACTGGTCTCTCTTGCCCTGCGCGGCGACGAAGGGGTCAGCGACGCGACCCGCGCCCGGATCCGGCAGGCGGCCGACGAACTCGGCTACCGCTCCAATTCGCTGGCCCGCGCCCTGGTGCAGGGCCGGACCGGCCAGCTCGGCGTCATCGTCACCGACCTGCGCAACCCGTATCACACCGAGGTCGCGCTGGGCGTGGAGACCGCGGCCGAGGCCGCGGGTCTGGGCACCTTCCTGGCCAATGGACGCCGCGACCCGAACCGGCTG
Proteins encoded in this window:
- the rpsJ gene encoding 30S ribosomal protein S10 → MAGQKIRIRLKAYDHEAIDASARKIVETVTRTGARVVGPVPLPTEKNVYCVIRSPHKYKDSREHFEMRTHKRLIDILDPTPKTVDALMRIDLPASVDVNIQ
- the rplC gene encoding 50S ribosomal protein L3, whose amino-acid sequence is MTDNKNRPAAGILGTKLGMTQVFDEKNRVVPVTVIKAGPNVVTQIRTVERDGYSAVQIAFGAIDPRKVNKPTSGQFAKAGVTPRRHVTEIRVADASTFEIGQELSADVFEEGTYVDVTGISKGKGFAGTMKRHGFKGQGASHGAQAVHRRPGSIGGCATPGRVFKGMRMSGRMGNDRVTTQNLSVHKVDAENGLLLVKGAIPGRKGNVVIVKSAVKGGAHA
- the rplD gene encoding 50S ribosomal protein L4; translated protein: MTSSAVSTEKKAANLTLTVKAAGGKTEGTVELPAEIFDVTANVSLMHQVVVAQLAAARQGTHSTKTRGEVRGGGKKPYRQKGTGRARQGSTRAPQFAGGGTVHGPQPRDYSQRTPKKMKAAALRGALSDRARNERIHVITELVAGQTPSTKSAKDFLAELSDRKKFLVVVGREDVAAWKSVANLQNVLPIAPDQLNTYDVLNSDELVFSVEALNAFVHGPAEAAQEESK
- the rplW gene encoding 50S ribosomal protein L23, yielding MSTIADPRDILLAPVISEKSYGLIEEGTYTFLVHPDSNKTQIKIAVEKVFGVKVTSVNTANRQGKRKRTRFGYGKRKDTKRALVTISADSKPIEIFGGPVA
- the rplB gene encoding 50S ribosomal protein L2, which translates into the protein MAIRKYKPTTPGRRGSSVSDFAEITRSTPEKSLLRPLTKSGGRNAHGRITTRHRGGGHKRAYRVIDFRRLDKDGIPAKVAHIEYDPNRTANIALLHFADGEKRYIIAPKGIKQGSPIESGPTADIKPGNNLPLRNIPTGTTIHNVELRPGGGAKMARAAGMSIQLLGKEGPYATLRMPSGEIRRVDVRCRATVGEVGNAEQSNINWGKAGRMRWKGRRPTVRGVVMNPVDHPHGGGEGKTSGGRHPVSPWGQPEGRTRKPNRPSDKLIVRRRKTGKKR
- the rpsS gene encoding 30S ribosomal protein S19, which gives rise to MPRSLKKGPFVDDHLLAKVDVQNEKGTKQVIKTWSRRSTIIPDFIGHTFAVHDGRKHVPVFISDNMVGHKLGEFAPTRTFKSHVKDDRKSKRR
- the rplV gene encoding 50S ribosomal protein L22 — translated: MTETIQNPTARATAKHVRVTPMKARRVVDLVRGKSVEDALAILRFAPQAASEPVAKVVASAAANAENNLGLNPATLVISTAFVDEGATMKRFQPRAQGRAFRIRKRTSHITIEVESVPTTGAATRSRRKGGAK
- the rpsC gene encoding 30S ribosomal protein S3, translating into MGQKINPHGFRLGITTDWKSRWYADKQYAEYVKEDVQIRKLLATGMERAGISKVEIERTRDRVRVDIHTARPGIVIGRRGAEADRIRAELEKLTKKQVQLNILEVKNPESDAQLVAQGVAEQLSNRVAFRRAMRKAIQSAMRSPNVKGIRVQCSGRLGGAEMSRSEFYREGRVPLHTLRADIDYGLYEAKTTFGRIGVKVWIYKGDIVGGRRELTAAAAAPERPRRERPSRPRRSGSTGTTATSTEVGRAATAVAEAPAESQEG
- the rplP gene encoding 50S ribosomal protein L16; translated protein: MLMPRRVKHRKQHHPSRSGMSKGGTAVAFGEYGIQALEPAYVTNRQIESARIAMTRHIKRGGKIWINIYPDRPLTKKPAETRMGSGKGSPEWWVANVKPGRVMFEMSYPNEEIAREALRRAMHKLPMKCRIVTREEQF
- the rpmC gene encoding 50S ribosomal protein L29 encodes the protein MATGTPAAELRELNEEELVARLRESKEELFNLRFQMATGQLDNNRRLRVVRHEIARIYTVMRERELGLATAPAGKGDAA
- the rpsQ gene encoding 30S ribosomal protein S17, producing MSEKTEERNSRKVRSGYVVSDKMNKTIVVELEDRHRHKLYGKIIRTTSKVKAHDENEIAGVGDRVQLMETRPLSATKRWRLVEVLEKAK
- a CDS encoding ribbon-helix-helix protein, CopG family encodes the protein MAMTLRLNGDDDRRLTELAERLGRSKQDLAQEAIHMYVARQAEAFESMIDSIMDEHAELMRRLA
- a CDS encoding type II toxin-antitoxin system death-on-curing family toxin, producing the protein MIYLDLAEVVAIARAVNKTPHAVADIGLLAGAVQRPKATVFGEEAYPGVFLKAAALLHSIARNHALIDGNKRTAFVASVAMLRLNGYRVRPLPDEQEALMNRIATGDVDVAEIAKSLELWSERSPALHQ
- a CDS encoding energy-coupling factor transporter transmembrane component T family protein; translation: MIRKQHDVLSVEWVKLELLRTAYATRGGLLSRLDARVVLGWYLVFAVVPWLTHNIVTLAALFTITAVTVLLSRVGPLVLGLFTIGLVMESVYLFAAAWMFDGDLRTIMSLLTLTLKLGVISLASMAAFVSLDPEKLSDALISLHAPPLLSFGVSYGYRMLPIMMDEFHTIIDGYRLRSAPPSHRGLLGWRSLLHLSLMLVRSFYPMMLNTAKRTRTTVEALETRGFTFAGENALGREIRLAGLRVGPADIGLLVSTAALIAAAFLLGSQFPVYSRDF
- a CDS encoding ABC transporter ATP-binding protein is translated as MPDVIHVEGLSFRYPGAQQPSLTDVDLVIESGDFVAVVGSNGSGKTTLCKAFNGLIPHFWSGDFSGTVTVDGVDTLDASVAALSHRVGYVYQDFGNQLVRPSVRDDVCFGPLNFGLRDFAARADDAMRLLGIDHLADRYIWELSGGQQHLTALAGVLAMEPAVIVVDEPVAELDPARAEETYRMLARINAERGTTIVVIEHHAEFIARYARSVVLMAGGTVHWHLPVREALSRTGELAGHGIPAPQVIAAVARLAPGAEAPLTVEEAHHALVAAGTTPLESRTVRAETSEDTAAAPVVASLTAVGHGYRDVHGSRSTVLDEVSVCLREGERIAVVGSNGAGKSTLLRLLTGLIVPRTGTVEVNGIDTRTVRPAQLADQVCYLYQHPEQMFLKDSVREEISMFPTQRKRAGTAALVERVLDQLRLTELADRDGRTLSGGQQRRVTLGIGLAMSPTLLLLDEPTSSLDVGTRHDVTGMLDTLSENIRCVVTATHDMQLVAEWATRVLVLDGGRIIADTTPAALFDDPELTDAVRLVPPQISLLGRVLGIHPPPLSVDALVAACTPADLIGAEK